The following are from one region of the Mycolicibacterium helvum genome:
- a CDS encoding LCP family protein codes for MIRRDPGRRPPPPPPPPPPRAPVPTPPPRPPRQTPPPPPRRPPPPPSARPPAPPPTAPPQQKRKKRWGRRIFVTLIVVVLLAAGGLIGGAVWIDSSLRRVAVFDYADRPAAGAGTTWLLVGSDSRAGLTPEQQAELTTGGDVGNGRTDTILVVHIPALGSNAPTTMVSIPRDSYVNIPGHGKDKINAAFAEGGAPLLAQTVEQATGLHLDHYAEVGFDGFAVVVDGLGGVQVCPADPIDDPLAGVNLPAGCQILDGRNALGYVRSRATPRADLDRMVHQREFMAAVMHKASSPAVWLNPWRWYSVPHAAVESLTVGNDDHVWDLAVLGWALHGSTTAITVPIGEFTESDSGSVVLWDPDAADQLFGALRTDSPIPQQVLDGQP; via the coding sequence GTGATCCGGCGCGACCCGGGTCGCCGGCCCCCGCCGCCGCCTCCCCCGCCACCGCCGCGGGCCCCGGTGCCGACACCACCACCGCGCCCACCGCGGCAGACACCACCGCCGCCACCGCGGCGACCTCCGCCGCCACCGTCCGCGCGGCCACCCGCTCCCCCGCCCACCGCGCCTCCGCAGCAGAAGCGCAAAAAGCGTTGGGGGCGAAGGATTTTCGTCACGCTGATCGTTGTGGTCCTACTGGCGGCGGGGGGCCTCATCGGCGGCGCCGTCTGGATCGACTCCAGCCTGCGCCGGGTCGCGGTGTTCGACTATGCCGACCGGCCCGCCGCGGGCGCGGGTACCACGTGGCTACTCGTCGGCTCCGACAGCAGAGCCGGCCTGACCCCGGAACAGCAGGCTGAACTGACCACGGGCGGCGATGTCGGCAACGGCCGCACCGACACCATCCTGGTGGTGCACATCCCGGCTCTCGGCTCCAACGCCCCCACGACGATGGTCTCGATCCCCCGCGACTCCTACGTGAACATCCCCGGCCACGGCAAGGACAAGATCAATGCCGCATTCGCCGAGGGCGGTGCGCCACTGCTGGCCCAGACCGTCGAGCAGGCGACGGGCCTGCATCTCGACCACTACGCCGAAGTCGGTTTCGACGGCTTCGCCGTGGTGGTCGACGGGCTCGGCGGTGTCCAGGTGTGTCCGGCCGATCCGATCGATGACCCACTGGCCGGGGTCAACCTGCCTGCGGGCTGCCAGATCCTCGATGGCCGCAACGCCCTGGGTTACGTGCGATCGCGGGCAACCCCGCGCGCCGATCTGGACCGAATGGTCCACCAGCGCGAGTTCATGGCCGCGGTGATGCACAAGGCCAGCAGCCCCGCGGTGTGGCTCAATCCGTGGCGCTGGTACTCGGTGCCACACGCCGCGGTCGAGTCATTGACCGTCGGCAACGACGACCACGTCTGGGATCTAGCCGTATTGGGCTGGGCGCTTCATGGCTCGACCACCGCGATCACGGTGCCGATCGGCGAGTTCACCGAAAGCGACTCCGGTTCGGTGGTGCTGTGGGACCCCGATGCGGCCGATCAGTTGTTCGGGGCGCTGCGCACCGATTCACCGATCCCGCAGCAGGTGCTCGACGGGCAGCCCTAG
- a CDS encoding CPBP family intramembrane glutamic endopeptidase, with translation MSTSRDEFLATDRRGLRIEVGVMLAVTFGVSAVIATLQLVDAVLSGLAGHRVRLNPNLSRYDLINLGLNLASVAQLVAWGTLALYLLWRSGITPARLGLGRVRWRVDVLGGLGLAALIGIPGLLLYLAGRWLGMNAEVEPAALHDTWWRIPVLILSAFANGFAEEVVVVGYLITRLKQLGLSQNRAILASSVLRGTYHLYQGFGAGLGNLVMGLVFGYAWCRTGRLWPLVIAHGVIDTVAFVGYVALAGHLGWLT, from the coding sequence GTGAGCACCAGCCGCGACGAGTTCCTCGCCACCGACCGGCGTGGCCTTCGCATCGAAGTCGGCGTGATGCTCGCCGTCACCTTCGGCGTCAGCGCCGTCATAGCGACGCTGCAATTGGTCGACGCGGTGCTGTCCGGACTCGCGGGACACCGAGTTCGGTTGAACCCCAATCTGTCCCGCTACGACCTGATCAACCTCGGCCTGAACCTCGCGTCGGTCGCCCAGCTGGTGGCCTGGGGGACCCTCGCCCTCTATCTGTTGTGGCGCAGCGGCATCACGCCCGCCCGGCTCGGGTTGGGACGGGTGCGCTGGCGTGTCGACGTCCTCGGTGGTCTTGGTTTAGCCGCGCTCATCGGCATCCCCGGCCTGCTGCTGTATCTGGCGGGCCGTTGGCTCGGAATGAACGCCGAGGTGGAGCCTGCGGCGTTGCACGACACCTGGTGGCGCATCCCCGTGCTGATCCTGTCGGCATTCGCCAACGGCTTCGCGGAGGAGGTCGTCGTGGTCGGCTACCTCATCACCCGGCTCAAACAGCTCGGCCTGAGCCAGAACCGGGCGATCCTGGCCTCCAGCGTGCTGCGCGGGACGTACCACCTCTATCAAGGCTTCGGGGCGGGGCTTGGCAATCTCGTGATGGGCTTGGTCTTCGGGTACGCCTGGTGCCGCACCGGCCGGTTGTGGCCCCTGGTGATCGCGCACGGCGTCATCGACACCGTCGCGTTCGTCGGCTACGTCGCACTCGCCGGTCATCTTGGCTGGCTCACGTGA
- a CDS encoding metallopeptidase family protein — MPVHMDPHRFEELVGDALDLIPPGLAKAIDNVVILVEDRHPEDLGLLGLYEGVALTERDSSYAGSLPDTVTIYREPLLDMCDTEAEVVEEVAITVIHEIAHHFGINDDRLHELGWG; from the coding sequence GTGCCTGTACATATGGACCCGCACCGATTCGAGGAATTGGTCGGCGACGCACTAGATCTGATTCCACCCGGACTCGCCAAGGCGATCGACAACGTCGTGATACTGGTCGAGGATCGCCACCCCGAGGACCTGGGTCTACTGGGCCTCTATGAGGGTGTCGCGCTCACCGAGCGGGACTCCAGTTACGCCGGATCGCTCCCCGATACCGTCACGATCTATCGCGAACCACTGCTGGACATGTGTGACACCGAGGCCGAAGTGGTCGAGGAAGTCGCGATCACGGTAATCCACGAGATTGCACACCATTTCGGCATCAACGACGATCGACTGCACGAATTAGGTTGGGGTTGA
- the pheA gene encoding prephenate dehydratase, translating to MARIAYLGPEGTFTEAALLKMCAAGVVPGGGEAQPKPVDSTPAALSAVRDGAADFACVPIENSIEGSVLPTLDSLATGSPLQVYAELTLDVAFSIVVRDGSVKDSVRTVAAFPIAAAQVRRWLAAHLPEAVLVPANSNAAAAQEVAAGRADAGVSTALAAQRYGLSSLADGVVDEPNARTRFVLAGRPGAPPARTGADRTSVVLRIANTPGALVSAMTEFGIRDIDLTRIESRPTRTELGTYVFFLDCVGHIDDSAVAEALKALHRRCADVRYLGSWPTESAAGATPPQLDEADRWLARLREGNPT from the coding sequence GTGGCCCGCATCGCCTACCTCGGTCCCGAGGGCACGTTCACCGAAGCGGCACTTCTCAAGATGTGCGCTGCCGGTGTGGTTCCAGGTGGCGGTGAGGCCCAACCGAAGCCGGTGGACAGCACCCCGGCGGCCCTTTCCGCCGTCCGGGACGGCGCGGCAGATTTCGCGTGCGTACCGATCGAGAACTCCATCGAGGGCAGCGTCCTGCCCACCCTGGACAGCCTGGCCACCGGGTCGCCGCTGCAGGTCTACGCCGAGCTGACGTTGGATGTCGCGTTCAGCATCGTGGTGCGCGACGGCAGCGTGAAGGACTCGGTGCGCACCGTCGCGGCGTTTCCGATCGCTGCCGCGCAGGTCCGCCGCTGGCTGGCCGCACATCTGCCGGAAGCCGTTCTGGTCCCGGCCAATTCGAATGCCGCCGCCGCCCAAGAGGTGGCAGCCGGACGCGCCGACGCCGGTGTCAGCACGGCGCTGGCCGCGCAACGCTACGGCCTGTCCAGCCTGGCCGACGGCGTTGTCGACGAACCCAATGCAAGGACACGGTTCGTCCTCGCCGGTCGCCCGGGCGCACCGCCTGCGCGTACAGGTGCCGACCGCACCTCGGTGGTGCTGCGTATCGCGAATACGCCCGGCGCGCTCGTGTCGGCGATGACCGAATTCGGCATCCGCGACATCGACCTGACCCGCATCGAGTCCAGGCCTACCCGAACCGAACTCGGCACCTACGTCTTCTTCCTGGACTGCGTCGGCCACATCGACGACAGCGCGGTCGCCGAGGCGCTCAAGGCCTTGCATCGGCGTTGCGCCGACGTTCGCTATCTCGGCTCGTGGCCGACGGAATCGGCGGCCGGTGCGACACCGCCGCAACTCGACGAGGCCGACCGGTGGCTGGCCCGACTTCGTGAGGGCAATCCGACATGA
- a CDS encoding septum formation family protein, with protein MEAMLQLSEREDVTPELPEPGAPRRTFLGTFQATSTRRALLLTALGALLIAGVATALPIGLNNRLPGYAGSDPLSGAKGTAAFANAKAGSCLNWPGKDPDSATIVDCTNDHRFEVAESVDMRTYPGTEYGPDAPPPSAARIQQISLEQCQPAVERYLGDKFDPNSKFTISMLWSGDKAWKQAGERRMLCGLQLPGADGQQTAIKGKVAEVDQSKVWPTGTCLGIDPSTSQPTDIPVDCGAPHAMEVTGAVNLAEKFSGALPSDADQDAFIKDACTRMTDAYLAPLQLRSTTLTLIYSTISLPSWTAGSHQVACSIGATLGNGGWATLINPAKGALLINGMPPIPPPDIPQERLSLPSIPLLPAVPTTQYSPSTSDSSQSSQSTQSTQTQHLPQQSTPQSQAPTSTAAPSTTSGAPPQDGNILNGQFVPAQPAGPPLDAPPMDGPPPPAGPPPGPADVVPPPA; from the coding sequence ATGGAGGCGATGTTGCAGTTATCCGAGCGCGAGGACGTGACGCCCGAGCTGCCCGAACCGGGCGCGCCGCGGCGCACTTTTCTGGGCACCTTCCAGGCCACCTCGACCCGCCGGGCACTACTGCTGACCGCACTCGGCGCCCTGCTGATCGCCGGTGTCGCGACCGCCCTGCCGATCGGGCTCAACAACCGCCTGCCCGGGTATGCCGGCTCCGACCCGCTGTCAGGTGCCAAGGGCACCGCGGCATTCGCCAACGCCAAGGCCGGCAGCTGCCTGAACTGGCCGGGCAAGGATCCCGACTCGGCCACCATCGTCGATTGCACGAACGACCACCGATTCGAGGTCGCCGAGTCGGTCGACATGCGGACCTACCCGGGAACCGAATACGGCCCCGACGCCCCGCCGCCATCGGCGGCCCGCATCCAGCAGATCAGCCTCGAGCAGTGCCAGCCCGCTGTTGAGCGCTACCTCGGCGACAAGTTCGATCCCAACAGCAAGTTCACGATCAGCATGCTGTGGTCCGGCGACAAGGCCTGGAAGCAGGCCGGCGAGCGGCGCATGCTGTGCGGCCTGCAGCTGCCCGGAGCCGACGGCCAGCAGACCGCAATCAAGGGCAAGGTGGCCGAGGTCGACCAGTCCAAGGTCTGGCCGACCGGCACCTGCCTGGGCATTGACCCATCCACCAGCCAGCCGACCGATATTCCCGTCGACTGCGGTGCGCCCCACGCCATGGAGGTCACCGGCGCGGTGAACCTGGCCGAGAAGTTCTCCGGCGCCCTGCCGTCCGATGCCGATCAAGACGCGTTCATCAAGGACGCCTGCACCCGGATGACCGATGCCTATCTGGCGCCGCTGCAGCTGCGCTCCACCACGCTGACGCTGATCTACAGCACGATCTCGCTGCCGAGCTGGACCGCGGGCAGCCACCAGGTGGCGTGCAGCATCGGCGCCACCCTGGGGAACGGCGGCTGGGCGACGCTGATCAACCCCGCCAAGGGCGCGCTGCTGATCAACGGGATGCCGCCGATCCCGCCGCCGGACATTCCGCAGGAACGGCTGAGCCTTCCCTCGATCCCGCTACTGCCGGCTGTCCCGACAACGCAGTACTCGCCGTCGACCAGTGACAGCAGTCAATCCAGTCAGTCCACGCAGTCGACCCAGACCCAGCACCTGCCGCAGCAATCGACGCCGCAATCGCAGGCGCCGACCTCGACGGCGGCACCCAGCACAACGTCCGGCGCCCCGCCGCAGGACGGCAACATCCTCAACGGACAGTTCGTGCCCGCGCAACCGGCGGGGCCGCCGCTGGACGCACCCCCGATGGACGGCCCGCCGCCGCCCGCGGGCCCGCCGCCCGGACCAGCTGACGTCGTCCCTCCTCCGGCTTAG
- a CDS encoding zinc ribbon domain-containing protein translates to MSTPADDDEVPTMECSVCQIDVPAGAFCGYCGGHLASEPSRGPRWLRTLRGDTFGASPGESVLRPAIASSLFPHLPPGSRLPFRVGLVLVLVGLVLFSVIKMPAALITVAALGLPLLFVLYLSESAVYRDLSVWSVVLAGALGAALGVGWVLLTGEMVARAYGVPMAAGLAIHHLMREGIMIPAGGMILMLVPTVLVRLLRPKSRESLDGFVIGALAALMFAAAATLTRLAPQFATGLLAHSRPFLSLFVEAILCGVTIPLTAAVAGGMIGIALWFKGQPSNPHEHPGRIRAALYLLAIVVVLIHTGVAVTDIMGMAQLRMLTVHIVMTMVVLVLLRIAVQLALMHEAPDPIERDEPLLCIHCHHVVPDMAFCPACGVATRASSRASRNARREARPVRVAAEGS, encoded by the coding sequence ATGAGCACGCCTGCTGACGACGACGAAGTGCCGACGATGGAGTGTTCGGTCTGCCAGATCGACGTGCCGGCCGGAGCCTTCTGCGGTTACTGCGGCGGGCATCTGGCATCGGAGCCCTCGCGGGGACCGCGTTGGCTGCGTACGTTGCGCGGGGACACCTTCGGCGCGTCACCGGGGGAGAGCGTGCTGCGGCCCGCGATCGCCAGCTCGCTGTTTCCCCATCTGCCGCCGGGGTCACGCCTCCCGTTTCGGGTGGGGCTCGTGTTGGTGCTCGTCGGCCTGGTGCTGTTCTCCGTCATCAAGATGCCGGCCGCGCTGATCACCGTCGCCGCCCTGGGGCTACCGCTGCTGTTCGTGCTCTACCTCAGCGAATCGGCCGTCTACCGTGACCTGTCGGTCTGGTCGGTCGTGCTGGCGGGTGCGCTGGGTGCGGCCCTCGGCGTCGGCTGGGTGCTGCTGACCGGCGAGATGGTCGCCCGCGCCTACGGCGTCCCGATGGCTGCCGGCCTGGCCATCCATCACCTCATGCGTGAGGGGATCATGATCCCTGCCGGTGGGATGATTCTGATGTTGGTGCCCACGGTCCTGGTGCGCCTGCTGCGACCCAAGTCTCGAGAGTCGTTGGACGGCTTCGTGATCGGTGCGTTGGCGGCACTGATGTTCGCCGCGGCCGCGACGCTCACCCGGCTGGCGCCGCAATTTGCCACCGGCCTGCTGGCTCACAGCCGCCCGTTCCTGAGCCTGTTCGTCGAGGCCATCCTCTGCGGCGTGACGATCCCACTGACCGCCGCGGTGGCGGGCGGCATGATTGGTATCGCCCTGTGGTTCAAAGGTCAGCCGTCCAACCCGCATGAGCATCCCGGCCGGATTCGCGCCGCGCTGTATCTCTTGGCGATCGTGGTCGTGCTGATCCACACCGGTGTCGCCGTCACCGACATCATGGGGATGGCGCAACTGCGAATGCTCACGGTTCACATCGTCATGACGATGGTCGTGCTGGTGTTGCTGCGCATCGCCGTGCAACTCGCGCTGATGCACGAGGCGCCCGACCCGATCGAGCGCGACGAGCCGCTGTTGTGCATCCATTGTCACCATGTCGTGCCGGATATGGCGTTCTGCCCGGCCTGCGGCGTGGCCACACGGGCGTCGTCCCGCGCGTCACGCAACGCGCGGCGTGAAGCACGACCGGTGCGGGTCGCCGCGGAGGGGTCGTGA
- a CDS encoding glycerophosphodiester phosphodiesterase has protein sequence MHSAGEPHGGHPFVVAHRGASAERPEHTLAAYELALAEGADGVECDVRLTRDGHLVCVHDRRVDRTSTGTGLVSEMTLAELKRLDWGAWHGSAHSDDPPTGTGLLTLDDLVRLVLDWNRPVKMFIETKHPVRYGGLVESKVLALLHRYGIAAPASADLSRAVVMSFSAAAVWRIRRAAPLLPTVLLGETSRYLGGSAATTVGATAVGPSIATLREHPELVDRAAAQGRAMYCWTVDHYEDIGYCRDLGVGWIATNHPGRTKAWLQNPLAVPGD, from the coding sequence ATGCACTCGGCCGGCGAACCGCACGGCGGGCACCCCTTCGTGGTTGCCCACCGCGGGGCTTCGGCCGAGCGTCCCGAGCACACGCTGGCCGCCTACGAGCTCGCACTGGCCGAAGGTGCCGACGGCGTCGAGTGCGATGTCCGGCTGACCCGCGACGGCCATCTGGTCTGTGTGCACGACCGGCGGGTGGACCGCACGTCGACAGGCACCGGCCTGGTCAGCGAGATGACGCTGGCCGAACTCAAACGGCTCGATTGGGGGGCGTGGCACGGCAGTGCACATTCCGACGATCCGCCGACCGGCACCGGCCTGCTCACCCTCGACGATCTGGTTCGGCTGGTTCTGGACTGGAACCGGCCGGTGAAGATGTTCATCGAGACCAAGCACCCGGTGCGCTACGGCGGACTGGTGGAGAGCAAGGTGCTGGCACTGCTGCATCGCTATGGCATCGCCGCACCGGCCTCGGCGGATCTGTCCCGTGCGGTGGTGATGTCGTTCTCGGCCGCGGCGGTGTGGCGGATCCGCCGCGCGGCGCCCCTGCTGCCGACCGTGCTGCTGGGCGAGACATCGCGATATCTGGGCGGCAGCGCCGCCACGACCGTCGGGGCGACGGCCGTCGGACCGTCGATCGCGACGTTGCGGGAGCATCCCGAGCTCGTCGACCGGGCTGCTGCGCAGGGCCGCGCTATGTACTGCTGGACCGTCGACCACTACGAGGACATCGGCTACTGCCGCGATCTCGGGGTCGGCTGGATCGCCACGAACCACCCCGGACGGACCAAAGCCTGGCTGCAGAACCCGTTGGCCGTCCCCGGCGACTAG
- a CDS encoding DUF4328 domain-containing protein gives MIQVCSQCGTRWNVRDRQRGWCPRCNGALMAPVNPPDPRWNSGATSPPPTGPPGPQRSGPRLPPGFRWIAVRPGPPPPPRRRRRPLGPTPRYAYIPRWGLADHVVPAAPGGEDAVKKGPAPVTVRAALLSAITVFGLAAAIHIVRYVLLLINRTSLLPPLVAGAALWLGVLFSLAAIVAVILTAVVTTSWLIARRAAVYAHLGRDDPRPAWALWAGCLVPVINLAWAPVYVIELAHAEQTQARLRGPIAAWWIAWILSTAVSIFGIATSFTNKPQGIADNTVTMIVAYLLGAGVLVLLWQVFDAFVRKPVERPLHRWVVVGAEQRAPAEPESPPSVEPDQQEPAA, from the coding sequence GTGATTCAGGTGTGCTCCCAGTGCGGGACACGGTGGAACGTGCGCGACCGCCAGCGCGGCTGGTGCCCACGCTGCAACGGCGCACTGATGGCACCGGTCAATCCGCCGGATCCGCGCTGGAACTCCGGCGCGACGAGCCCACCACCGACCGGGCCACCCGGACCGCAGCGGAGTGGACCGCGCCTGCCACCGGGATTCCGCTGGATCGCGGTCCGGCCGGGGCCGCCGCCTCCGCCTCGTCGACGTCGTCGTCCACTCGGGCCGACGCCGCGCTACGCCTACATCCCGCGGTGGGGTCTCGCCGACCACGTCGTGCCGGCCGCACCGGGCGGTGAGGATGCCGTCAAGAAGGGACCGGCGCCGGTCACCGTCCGCGCTGCGCTGCTCTCGGCGATTACCGTCTTCGGCCTGGCCGCGGCGATCCACATCGTTCGCTATGTGTTGCTGTTGATCAACCGCACGTCGCTGCTGCCCCCTCTGGTCGCTGGCGCGGCGCTCTGGCTCGGCGTGTTGTTCAGCCTGGCCGCGATCGTGGCGGTGATCCTGACCGCCGTTGTGACGACGTCGTGGTTGATCGCGCGCCGCGCTGCGGTCTACGCACACCTTGGGCGGGACGACCCGCGGCCGGCGTGGGCGCTGTGGGCCGGATGTCTGGTGCCGGTCATCAACCTGGCGTGGGCGCCGGTGTACGTCATCGAGCTCGCCCACGCTGAGCAGACACAGGCGCGGCTGCGCGGGCCGATCGCGGCGTGGTGGATCGCCTGGATCCTGTCGACGGCCGTGTCGATCTTCGGGATCGCCACGAGTTTCACCAACAAACCCCAGGGGATCGCTGACAACACCGTGACGATGATCGTCGCCTACCTGCTGGGCGCGGGAGTGCTGGTGCTGCTGTGGCAGGTGTTCGACGCTTTCGTGCGCAAGCCCGTCGAACGGCCGCTGCACCGGTGGGTGGTGGTGGGAGCCGAGCAGCGCGCGCCGGCCGAGCCCGAATCGCCGCCATCGGTTGAGCCGGACCAACAGGAACCGGCAGCATAG
- a CDS encoding DUF2470 domain-containing protein → MTSATLTTPSTAERVRSACARAAGAMLVADDVAPATTPIHHLLPGGSFAVSLPIQSALAVRAHAAGTDGVAAVLELTDFAPLPLREPVRSLVWIRGRVQHVPEHAVRTMVDMIATDHPNPALLDIGSGQALLLLEVESVVVADAAGAETVGLNDLMAAQPDPFCEFESAWLCHLDSDHPEVLARLAGKLPAPLRRGRVRPLGLDRYGVRLRVEGADGDHDVRLPFGEPVQDVPGLGRAIRLLMGCPFVNGLRARRM, encoded by the coding sequence ATGACTTCAGCGACCCTCACTACGCCGTCCACCGCCGAACGCGTCCGCAGCGCCTGCGCGCGCGCTGCCGGAGCGATGCTGGTCGCCGACGATGTCGCTCCGGCCACCACCCCTATTCACCACCTGCTGCCAGGCGGCTCCTTCGCGGTGAGCCTGCCGATCCAGTCCGCGCTGGCCGTGCGCGCCCACGCGGCCGGTACCGATGGCGTCGCCGCCGTCTTGGAGCTCACCGACTTTGCCCCGCTGCCGTTGCGGGAACCCGTGCGATCCCTGGTGTGGATCCGAGGCCGGGTACAACACGTACCCGAGCACGCGGTTCGCACCATGGTCGACATGATCGCCACCGACCACCCCAACCCGGCGCTGCTGGACATCGGGTCAGGGCAGGCCCTGCTCCTGCTCGAGGTGGAGTCCGTGGTTGTCGCCGACGCTGCTGGCGCCGAGACCGTCGGGCTCAACGATCTGATGGCCGCCCAACCGGACCCGTTCTGCGAGTTCGAGTCGGCCTGGCTGTGCCATCTGGACAGCGATCATCCCGAAGTGCTCGCGCGGCTGGCCGGCAAGTTGCCCGCCCCGCTGCGGCGTGGCCGGGTCCGCCCGCTGGGCCTGGACCGCTACGGCGTCCGACTGCGCGTCGAAGGCGCCGACGGTGACCACGACGTACGCCTCCCGTTCGGCGAGCCGGTGCAGGACGTGCCCGGCTTGGGCCGGGCCATCCGGCTGCTGATGGGTTGCCCGTTCGTCAACGGGCTGCGCGCACGCCGGATGTAG
- a CDS encoding histidine phosphatase family protein codes for MSGRLILLRHGQSHGNVERRLDTRPPGADLTDLGREQARDFALARARPPGLLVHSIARRAAQTAAEIGSQLRLSAEEFGGIHEVQAGELENRNDEDAIEEFNAIYQRWHQGELAVPMPGGESASDVLDRYVPVITDLRLRFLDDHAWTEDIVVVSHGAAIRLVAATLAGVESSFVLDHHLANTESVVLSPITDGRWSCVQWGALSPPFYPEPDVHPVEDALESVDPMG; via the coding sequence ATGAGTGGACGGCTGATCCTGCTGCGTCACGGGCAATCGCACGGCAATGTCGAGCGTCGCCTCGACACCCGTCCGCCCGGGGCCGACCTCACCGACCTCGGCCGTGAACAGGCGCGCGATTTCGCCCTGGCCCGCGCGCGTCCGCCGGGGCTGCTGGTGCATTCGATCGCCCGTCGGGCCGCTCAGACCGCGGCCGAGATCGGCAGCCAATTGCGGCTGTCCGCCGAGGAGTTCGGCGGCATCCACGAGGTGCAGGCCGGCGAACTGGAGAACCGCAACGACGAGGACGCGATCGAGGAGTTCAACGCGATCTATCAGCGGTGGCACCAGGGTGAGCTTGCGGTCCCGATGCCCGGCGGCGAAAGCGCCAGCGACGTCCTGGATCGCTACGTTCCGGTGATCACCGACCTACGGCTGCGCTTTCTGGACGACCACGCCTGGACCGAGGACATCGTCGTGGTCAGCCACGGCGCGGCGATCCGGTTGGTCGCGGCCACGCTGGCCGGTGTGGAGAGCAGTTTCGTGCTGGACCATCACCTGGCCAACACCGAGTCGGTGGTTTTGTCGCCGATCACCGACGGCCGCTGGAGCTGCGTGCAGTGGGGGGCGCTCAGCCCGCCGTTTTACCCCGAGCCCGACGTGCATCCAGTCGAGGACGCGCTGGAATCTGTCGACCCCATGGGCTGA
- a CDS encoding S53 family peptidase, whose product MIGAHRLRALSVVGLLGVLTAAAVLVADLHRSSAPVEAGVISGPYASLLASSVDLGPARTDHVQLTAALRDDSRPDLLMGWAVQQDLSVRWRPGDSWAILEGAPGAISGAFDVDVHDYRGKRGQVFYASPQQPSVPQSLSVEVAGLGRILGYTPHRESKVWMLPLEVPDQGLNPSALLRTYNAMPLHEKGYTGKGTTVVVFAFDGFDQADLDTFATSFNLPKFTPDVVGGMPPVRRGEATMDLEAIHAIAPDAKKVLVNARSTVEGDGSYEKIAKLMEDTERSYPGAVWSFSIGWGCDKLITAADLAPVRAALSAAHRSGTTAFDASGDLAGLDCKGGDEWSSPPSENDVGLDAVASMPEMTDVGGTTVSTDANGVWLAEQSWFDPPLSQGTGGGVSALFERPDWQRDLNVQGGAGKRLTPDISAVADPFTGVQIVFNQQVIIGGGTSLAAPVWAGLTALMNQYVVDKGGSLIGHINPILYNIAEGTPLPAFRDVVLGGNAVANAGPGYDLVTGLGTPNVENLAQNILVTQKVVDR is encoded by the coding sequence GTGATCGGGGCACATCGCCTTCGCGCGCTGTCTGTGGTGGGGCTGTTGGGGGTGCTTACCGCAGCCGCAGTACTGGTTGCTGATCTCCACCGGTCTTCGGCACCCGTCGAAGCCGGGGTGATCAGCGGCCCGTACGCGTCTTTACTCGCCAGCTCGGTCGATCTCGGTCCGGCACGCACCGACCACGTTCAACTGACCGCCGCGCTGCGCGACGATTCTCGCCCGGACCTTCTGATGGGATGGGCTGTCCAACAAGACCTTTCGGTACGCTGGCGTCCTGGAGACAGCTGGGCGATCCTGGAAGGCGCGCCCGGCGCGATATCCGGCGCTTTCGATGTGGACGTCCACGACTACCGCGGCAAGCGCGGTCAGGTGTTCTACGCCTCGCCCCAACAGCCGTCGGTTCCACAATCACTCAGCGTGGAGGTGGCCGGTCTCGGCCGCATCCTCGGCTACACGCCGCACCGCGAGTCGAAGGTCTGGATGCTTCCGCTCGAGGTCCCTGACCAAGGTCTGAACCCCAGCGCCCTGCTGCGCACGTACAACGCAATGCCGTTGCATGAGAAGGGCTACACCGGCAAGGGCACAACAGTCGTCGTGTTCGCGTTCGACGGTTTCGACCAAGCCGACCTCGATACCTTCGCAACCAGTTTCAACCTGCCGAAATTCACCCCGGACGTCGTCGGCGGTATGCCGCCGGTCCGCCGCGGCGAGGCGACCATGGACCTCGAGGCGATCCATGCGATCGCCCCCGACGCCAAGAAGGTGCTGGTGAACGCGCGCTCCACAGTGGAGGGTGACGGGTCCTACGAGAAGATCGCGAAACTGATGGAGGACACCGAACGGAGTTATCCGGGCGCGGTGTGGAGCTTCTCCATCGGCTGGGGTTGCGACAAGCTCATCACCGCCGCCGACCTTGCCCCGGTGCGCGCGGCACTGTCGGCCGCGCACCGCTCGGGGACGACGGCGTTCGACGCCAGCGGTGACTTGGCCGGCCTCGACTGCAAGGGCGGCGACGAGTGGTCCTCGCCGCCGAGCGAAAACGACGTCGGGCTGGACGCGGTGGCCTCGATGCCGGAAATGACGGACGTGGGCGGCACGACGGTGTCGACTGACGCCAACGGCGTTTGGCTGGCCGAGCAATCGTGGTTCGACCCGCCGCTGTCCCAGGGCACCGGCGGTGGTGTGTCGGCGCTCTTCGAGCGGCCGGATTGGCAGCGGGATCTCAACGTTCAGGGCGGTGCCGGCAAGCGGCTCACCCCAGATATCTCGGCTGTCGCCGACCCGTTCACCGGTGTGCAAATCGTATTCAACCAACAGGTGATCATCGGCGGCGGCACGTCGCTGGCGGCGCCCGTCTGGGCCGGCCTGACCGCGCTGATGAATCAGTATGTGGTCGATAAGGGTGGCTCACTGATCGGCCATATCAACCCGATCTTGTACAACATCGCCGAAGGCACTCCGCTGCCCGCGTTTCGTGACGTTGTCCTCGGCGGTAACGCCGTGGCCAATGCCGGTCCGGGCTACGACCTGGTCACCGGCCTTGGCACGCCCAACGTCGAAAACTTGGCGCAGAATATTCTTGTGACCCAGAAAGTGGTCGACCGATGA